The following are from one region of the Heterodontus francisci isolate sHetFra1 chromosome 34, sHetFra1.hap1, whole genome shotgun sequence genome:
- the LOC137348859 gene encoding zinc finger protein 239-like, whose amino-acid sequence MALAAEGTVTSGGILNVERKSSDHSGEKLYTCSVCGRDFSRSSGLLKHKCSHTGKKPCKYGDCGKGFNYSVELEAHPRSHTLKRLFTCTECEQGFTQASYLLTHQRVHTGERLLNVHSRKKQRTQRGETVCGRGFSRSSGLSRHKCSHTGKKPCKYGDCGKGFNYSVELEAHPCSHTLERPFTCSECEQGFTQASYLLTYQRVHTGERPFKCPFCGKCYKR is encoded by the exons atggccttggcagctgaaggcacggtcaccagtggtgga ATTTTGAACGTGGAAAGAAAAAGCagcgatcacagtggggagaaactgtacacctgttctgtgtgtggacgagatttcagccgatcatctggcctgttgaagcacaagtgcagtcacactgggaagaaaccatgtaaatatggggattGTGGAAAGGGATTCAATTATTCAGTTGAGCTGGAAGCTCATCCACGCAGTCACACTCtgaagaggctgttcacctgcaccGAGTGTGAGCAGGGATTCACTCAAGCATCCTACCTgctgacacatcagcgagttcacactggggagagacttttaaatgtccattct AGGAAAAAGCAGCGAACACAGCGGGGAGAaactgtgtgtggacgaggtttcagtcgatcatctggcctgtcaagacacaagtgcagtcacactgggaagaaaccatgtaaatatggggattGTGGAAAGGGATTCAATTATTCTGTTGAGCTGGAAGCTCATCCATGCAGTCACACtctggagaggccgttcacctgctctgaatgTGAGCAGGGATTCACTCAAGCATCCTACCTGCTGACatatcagcgagttcacactggggagagaccttttaaatgtccattcTGTGGGAAATGCTATAAAcgctga
- the LOC137348860 gene encoding zinc finger protein 436-like, with protein sequence MSHQCVDTDRKPFRCSQCGTGFRRLGNLTVHQRIHAGERLFTCTECRKGFTQLSTLLTHQRVHTGERPFTCSECGMGFATSSSILRHQRVHTGERPFTCSVYGKGFTTSSDLLKHQRIHTAEKPFNCTECGKGLTSTSDLLTDQRIHMGERPFTCSQCAKGFTQASNLLTHQRHQRVHTGERPFTYTECGKGFTHSSNLQKHQGVHTGERPFTCTECGKGFTQSSNLQKHQGVHTRDRSFTCSDCGKGFTTSSYLLRHQRVHK encoded by the exons atgtcccatcaatgTGTGGACACTGACAGGAAACCGTTCAGGTGCTCTCAATGCGGGACTGGGTTCAGACGATTAGGCaatctcactgtacaccagcgcattcacgctggggagaggctgttcacctgcacggaatgtaggaagggattcactcagttatccacgCTGTTGacacaccagagagttcacactggggagaggccattcacctgctcagagtgtgggatgggaTTCGCGACTTCATCCAGCattctgagacaccagcgagttcacactggggagaggccattcacttgctcagtgtatgggaagggattcactacttcttcTGATCTGCTGaagcaccagcgaattcacacagcGGAGAAGCCATTCAACTGCACAGAATGTGGGAAAGGACTCACTTCTACTTCTGACCTGCTGACAGACCAGCGCATTCACatgggggagaggccattcacctgctctcagTGTGCGAAGGGATTCACTCAAGcatccaaccttctgacacaccagcga caccagcgagttcacactggggagaggccgttcacctacacagagtgtgggaagggattcactcactcctCCAACCTTCAGAAACACCagggagttcacactggggagcggccgttcacctgtacagagtgtgggaagggattcactcagtcctcCAACCTTCAGAAACACCAGGGAGTTCACACAAGGGATAGGTCATTCACTTGttctgactgtgggaagggatttactactTCATCCTATCtgttgagacaccagcgagttcacaagtaa